One genomic window of Pelmatolapia mariae isolate MD_Pm_ZW linkage group LG5, Pm_UMD_F_2, whole genome shotgun sequence includes the following:
- the yod1 gene encoding ubiquitin thioesterase OTU1, translating to MLRLRCKTKNGSHLMHGLTHQSCVQELKRKVEELTGIPCDVQKIMVGYPPSSLDLRNGEAHLKDYPIKSGDTLIVEEEKNKPKPQDRPAVTKGPNLEGSPMLARRVVPADNSCLFTSVYYVVEGGVYDPACAPEMRGLIAQIVSSDPAAYSEAVLGKTNEEYCTWIRRDDTWGGAIEVSILSKFYQCEICVVDTQTVRVDRFGEDAGYHKRVLLIYDGIHYDPLQKEIPGSDTPPQTIFSTTDDVILAQALELADEARRKRQFTDVNRFALRCMVCQTGLVGQKEAREHAKETGHANFGEV from the exons ATGTTGCGGCTTCGCTGTAAGACCAAAAATGGGAGCCACTTGATGCATGGCTTGACTCATCAGTCCTGCGTGCAGGAGCTGAAGCGCAAGGTGGAGGAGCTGACTGGTATCCCCTGTGATGTGCAGAAAATAATGGTCGGATACCCACCCTCCAGCCTTGATCTTCGGAACGGAGAGGCTCACCTCAAGGACTACCCTATCAAATCAG GAGACACACTCATCgttgaggaggaaaaaaacaagccaAAGCCTCAGGATCGTCCCGCTGTGACGAAAGGACCTAACCTCGAAGGTTCACCTATGCTGGCACGCCGAGTGGTCCCAGCTGATAATTCCTGCCTCTTCACCAGTGTTTATTATGTGGTGGAAGGCGGAGTGTACGACCCCGCCTGCGCCCCTGAAATGAGAGGTCTCATTGCCCAGATAGTCTCGAGTGACCCCGCAGCTTACTCTGAAGCGGTGCTGGGGAAAACCAATGAGGAGTACTGCACCTGGATAAGACGTGATGACACTTGGGGAGGAGCCATCGAGGTATCCATCCTGTCTAAGTTCTACCAGTGTGAGATCTGCGTAGTGGATACTCAGACAGTGCGAGTAGACAGATTTGGGGAGGATGCTGGCTACCACAAACGCGTGTTGCTGATCTATGATGGCATCCACTACGACCCGCTGCAGAAAGAGATCCCTGGATCCGACACCCCGCCCCAGACTATCTTCTCGACTACAGACGACGTAATCCTGGCCCAGGCCCTCGAGCTGGCAGACGAGGCTCGCCGCAAGCGCCAGTTCACAGACGTTAACCGCTTTGCCTTGCGCTGCATGGTGTGTCAGACAGGCTTGGTGGGACAAAAGGAAGCTCGTGAGCATGCCAAGGAGACAGGCCACGCTAATTTTGGTGAAGTGTGA